A segment of the Propionispora hippei DSM 15287 genome:
GCCCTGGCGCCGATTGCCGATGCGACAGGCAGTTATATGAAAAGCAAATTTAAGGGCCGGGATTTTTATGTCGGACTTGATTGGCCCTTTCTGGCCGGACAGAATGAGATATGGGTTACCGCCATTATTTTGGTGCCGGTGGAGCTGATTTTGGCCTTGGTCATGAGTCGCATGGGCATGAATAACGTCATTCCGCTGGCTTCGATTATCAACGTTTGCGTTACTGTTCCCGCGCTGGTTGTTACGGGCGGCAATCTATTCCGGATGATTATTGTTTCGATTATTGCCACACCGATGTATCTTTCGGTAGCGACCAGCTTTGCCCCCATGATTACTAAAATGGCGGCTGCCACCGGTACGCTTAACGTAAACGCCGGACAGTACATCACCTGGATTCAACTGGAGGCGCCGGAATTCCGCTGGGCACTGGCCCATGCCTTTAATGGCGAATTGCTGGGTGTGGCCATGCTGGCGATCTTTGCGATAGCCTTTGTCTGGTATTACAGGCACATGCAGGGCATCAATGCCAAACTGAATCAGACGAGATAGTCCGGGAGTACATGTTTTGCCGATTTCCCGATGAGACATGTACTCTTTTCATAACAGGCAGCAAGTAAGATTAATCATGGAAATGGAGTGAAGCAATATGTTGGAAGAGTTGAAAAAGCAGGTTGTTGCGTATGCCTTACAGGCCGATCGTTCCGGGTTATGCAAGCACCGGGCCGGTAATTTTAGTGTGCGGGACCCTGAAAGCGGCTATGTCTGTATTACACCGACAGGAGCAGACCGGGAAGAATTAAGCTATCATGACATTGTCGTCCTCGATTTGGCGGCCCGTGTGGTAGAGGCGGAAACGGGGCTGCGCCCGACCAGCGAGACGCTCATGCACCTTGCCGTTTATCAAGCCAGGCAGGATGTCCATGCCATAGCCCATACCCATTCCCGCTATGCTACCACCTTTGCCGTGTTAAAAAAGGAAATTCCGGCGATCGTTTATGAGGTGGCCGGGCTGGGCTGTAAGGAAGGGTATATTCCTGTGGCGCCGTACGGCAGGCCCGGCACACCGGAGCTGGCGCAAAGCGTGGTGGCGCCGCTGGCCATTGCCGATGTGGCATTGATGGAAAGCCACGGTGTTATTGCGGTAGACAAAATACTGAAGGAAGCCCTGCTGAAAGCCCATTATGTGGAGGAGCTGGCAGAGATTTATTACCGGACGCTTATGCTCAATCAGGGCAAGGAACCACCGGTAGTACCGCTGGGCGAATTGCAGAACTGGGAATATCCGCGGCAAATTCAGCTATTAAAAAAGTGAGGTGCTTTTGCACTGGTACTTCACAGCAGATGAGAGGAGTGGAGCTATGAAAAAGCTCATTAATAGACCGGAGGATTTTGCGCGGGAAACGGTGGAAGGCATCGTCCTGGCCCATCCGGAAAGTTTGCGGATGGTAAACAATAATCACCACTGCCTGGTGCGGGCCGATGAAAAAAGGGCCGGTAAAGTGGCCATTGCCACCGGCGGCGGTTCGGGCCATTTGCCGGTTTTTCTCGGTTACGTGGGCTTTGGGCTAGCCGATGGAGTTACTGTAGGCAATGTCTTTGCCTCGCCCAGCGCTGAAGCAATGCATGAAGTGGATAAGGCTATTCATGCCGGAGCCGGGGTGCTGCACCTATATGGGCGTTATGGCGGTGATATCATGAATTTTGGCATGGCCAGGGATTTGGACGAAATGGAAGGCATCGAAGTGACGGAAGTGCTGGTTTCCGATGATCTCGCGTCGGCTCCCAGGGGCAAGGAGGATAAACGGCGCGGTGTGGCCGGTCTGGTCTTTGCTTATAAAGTCGCCGGTGCTGCGGCCGAAAATATGCTTTCCCTGGCTGAGGTCACCCGCATTGCGCAAAAAACAGTGGATAATACCCGGACTCTGGGAGTGGCGCTGACGCCCTGCATTGTACCGGAAGCAGGCAAGGCGACGTTCAGCATTGGCGAAGATGAAATGGAGATTGGCATGGGCATCCATGGCGAGCCGGGGATTGAGCGCAGTAAACTGAAACCGGTCGATGCAGTGGTGACAACTATGATAAACCGGATTGTTGAGGATTTGCCGTATCAAGCCGGTGACAGAGTGGCGATACTGGTCAACGGTCTGGGCAGTACGCCGAAGGAAGAACTGTATCTGGCCTATCGCAAAGCGCACAGCCTGCTGC
Coding sequences within it:
- a CDS encoding class II aldolase/adducin family protein, which translates into the protein MLEELKKQVVAYALQADRSGLCKHRAGNFSVRDPESGYVCITPTGADREELSYHDIVVLDLAARVVEAETGLRPTSETLMHLAVYQARQDVHAIAHTHSRYATTFAVLKKEIPAIVYEVAGLGCKEGYIPVAPYGRPGTPELAQSVVAPLAIADVALMESHGVIAVDKILKEALLKAHYVEELAEIYYRTLMLNQGKEPPVVPLGELQNWEYPRQIQLLKK
- a CDS encoding dihydroxyacetone kinase subunit DhaK; the encoded protein is MKKLINRPEDFARETVEGIVLAHPESLRMVNNNHHCLVRADEKRAGKVAIATGGGSGHLPVFLGYVGFGLADGVTVGNVFASPSAEAMHEVDKAIHAGAGVLHLYGRYGGDIMNFGMARDLDEMEGIEVTEVLVSDDLASAPRGKEDKRRGVAGLVFAYKVAGAAAENMLSLAEVTRIAQKTVDNTRTLGVALTPCIVPEAGKATFSIGEDEMEIGMGIHGEPGIERSKLKPVDAVVTTMINRIVEDLPYQAGDRVAILVNGLGSTPKEELYLAYRKAHSLLQDKGISIHRKYIGEYATSLEMAGMSISLLKLDDELQNLLDAPCYSPFFAQFR